A region from the Benincasa hispida cultivar B227 chromosome 12, ASM972705v1, whole genome shotgun sequence genome encodes:
- the LOC120068543 gene encoding transcription factor bHLH120-like, translating into MEFPFPFDQADELFPLPALSPIDLSVPQSSLIPSKNKTNKNISEKPKGSRQRKSPNASDDIDDENPSEHKKKKIIHRDVERQRRQEMSTLYATLRSLLPVEYLKGKRSICDHMHETVKYIEHMQSKIQKLTKKRDELKKDIEDDSNISTIETLNSSKRDSVVVKPRHGGFQILLDTATQHRLPLSNLIKFLITDQRLQIVSCHSTKINDRFLHTIESEALVNIGTIDVSELQHKLTNLEYFPLD; encoded by the exons ATGGAATTTCCATTCCCATTTGATCAAGCAGATGAGTTATTTCCACTTCCTGCTCTTTCCCCTATAGACCTTTCTGTTCCTCAGTCTTCATTGATACCTTCCAAGAACAAGACTAACAAAAATATCTCTGAAAAGCCCAAAGGCAGCCGTCAGCGAAAGTCTCCGAACGCTTCTGATGATATCGATGACGAGAACCCGAGCGaacacaaaaagaagaagattatccACAGAGATGTTGAACGGCAAAGAAGGCAAGAAATGTCTACTCTTTATGCCACTCTTCGCTCACTTCTCCCGGTGGAATATCTCAAG GGGAAGCGATCTATATGTGATCACATGCATGAAACAGTGAAATACATAGAACATATGCAAAGCAAGATTCAGAAGCTAACAAAGAAGAGAGATGAGCTGAAAAAGGACATTGAGGATGATTCCAACATTAGTACAATCGAAACGTTAAACTCCTCGAAAAGGGACAGTGTTGTAGTGAAGCCAAGACATGGAggatttcaaattcttttagaCACAGCCACTCAACATAGGCTCCCACTTTCGAACCTTATCAAATTTCTAATTACTGATCAGAGGCTACAAATCGTCAGTTGCCACTCCACTAAGATAAACGACAGGTTCCTTCACACCATTGAATCTGAAGCTCTCGTTAATATTGGAACCATCGATGTGTCGGAACTCCAACATAAATTGACCAACTTGGAATATTTTCCATTAGATTAA